TGTCCAGTTTGAAAAACTTGCAGCTTTTATAAAAGCgtaagaagcaaagcattcttTTTAAGTATGACCCTGCGGggttctgcaccgactccatcaACGAGTCACTGACTCACTTTACTCTAATGTCTGCGAACTGCGCCTGTAAACCGCTCCTTCATGCTCACAAACACTTGACACCTTATTCTCTCGCAAGTGACTCTTTAATCACTAATCCCCAAGAGTTTTGGCGTTATTTCCACCCTCTGCCATTTCACCCCATCACACAACCACAGTATTCATTACACTAGGTGTATCGTGATCGGCATCGGCTGGTTGCCCTGTTTATTTTGTACATGTTCAGCCCCGCCCTGCAGACGCGCTGATATCACGCAGTTGCGTAATTTGACAAGCCAGCGCAAAATAGGGAGAATGAGCGTTTGACAGCTGCCGTTTTCCTGCTACAGATTTCTTCGAAACAAAAGAACACTTATGCTGCATTCATTCGCTAAAGATTTCGGATAGTTGCCCAGAATCTCTGCTTGCATGGCCGCTGCCGTGAGGAATAATAATGTTTGGGTTGCTCCGCGGCAGGACGCGCAGTTCCTCCAGAAAACCTCCGCACCATTGACATCCGACGGTCTTAGAGGTGAAGATCATGGACAAGTGCTCTGTAACACGAGGGATGCCATCCCGGGAACTTCCTCCTTCCACGATTACAATTTGGTAGGGGctcgtattattattattattttctttcccCGTCTGCCTCTCAGCATCACAGGCTTTACTGGTGTCAGCAGGTTTAACGCAGGATTACagtgtgttgctgatcaaagcaaaaaaaaagaaagaaagaaaaaaaggctgttttcatttaaaaatgtgacCCACGATACTGAAGGAAGGCCCGTGTAATTACAGCTAAATCCTGGGCTTTTAACCTCTGCATCGATGCTGCTATTTACTAACTGTTAAGAGGGGGAATTGCAAACAGGACATGGCTGGGATGTGACGCGTTGCTCCCGCTCCTGAAACAACTCCTGAGGAAGATGCATTGCCGTGCAGAGCAACTGCATGTTCTAATTTCAGCCATGTATTCTGAAACAGCTTAGCCTGGAGTGTTTTAGAAGGGCGTCTGCTGCTTGTAGGGAGGGGGTGGTGGGGGCGTCTTTGATGTGGATGGGTGCACACGAGTAGGCCCCAGCATGCATCCCAGATTAATTTACGTCAGTTACTTTTGTTATTGTCAGACTTCTAGTACCTTAAATGGGCAATAATGGGAAGTTCTGAATGTCTCTGATTTTTCATTAACTCTTGCCCCAATTAATATTTCTCCAAGTCCAAAGAAATAATGATATAAACAGATGAGTGCATGATGAGTGCTGACCTTGATAAATCTGAATGAAAAATGTCCTAAAACTAAGCAATTAGTGAGCTTGAATCAATTGCACAACACTTGTATTTCCTATTCTGCTGTCTTTACATCCACAGTAACAATCTTGCTACGACTCACCTGAtcattttcctctgttttgccTCTCCCAGGGTAAATCCGAGATGGACAGCTATTTGTGTTCACAACCACAGGATGTAGTAAATTCCAAAATGATGTGCAGAGACAGCACCCTGGCTCTAGAGCCACCTTTCACTGAGGACTTTGCCTCCCCTTACAGCGTCAGCATGAGTTTCCTCCTTCCCGATGTCACATATCTGCACCCAGGCCTTTGCAGGACTGTCAGACAGATCAAAACCGAGCCAACAAACTCTCTGATGCATCCCGCGTGCCAGGGGAGCGGAGTATCGCCAGCAGTCTCTGAATACCCAGGGTTTTTTTGCGCAGCTGACACTGCAAGTGGTAACTTCGTCATCAAGCAGGAAGTGCCAGATTTCCAGGACGTTCCCCTATTTCAGCTTTTGAACTCTGATCTGGAACAGCTCATTCACAGCTCGCAGGTGAACCCCATCCCCATAGCCCCGTTAAGCATTCCCACTGGGAATGTTCATGCTGGCCCAGTCCCGAATTCTACGAAACCTGCGAGCAGCTTGCAGAACGaatgtttttcatttaatcGACGCGTGGGCCATCAGCCAGGATCAACCTATCTGCCACCTTCTCCGCCAAACTCTGAGCCCTCAAGTCCAGACAGGGGCAAAGGAGTCCTTCACAACCTCTCCCCACCTCCATCCTATGAAGCCAGCATCGCCTCTAAGTTAAATTTTGAGACCCACAATTCCATTGACCTTGGACAGACACCCAGCATAGCTCCAATCCAAAACCAAGATCAAATTTCCACGTCTGGATTCATCCAAAGTTCAGGTTCTGGACCAGTACAGCGTTCAAGCCTGACACCAGTTCAAACAACGTCGGGTATTGGCCCGCTGTCCCCGGTGTTGGCTCAGTCGGCTCCAGTTAAGTACAATCGAAGGAATAATCCTGATCTGGAGAGACGGCGGATTCACCACTGTGACGTCCCAGGTTAAGACTTCTGTTCGGTCTCCATAACAACAATTAATTTGAGTTTAAATTTTGTCAACATTAAAAAAGATATAAAATGCAAGTACTTAATGTgctctgtctgtttgtttttacaggCTGTCAGAAAGTATACACAAAGTCATCTCACTTAAAGGCTCATCTGCGGACGCACACAGGTAAAATGTTCTGAGTTGCACTTCTTATTTTTGGATGAAATTGGTGACGTTGCCAGGCAGAAAAATTGCACTTGGCTTGCAGATGCATTCTGTCTGCTgacagacctggcccacatctcaCTGCTGTCAAATCACATAAACCCGCAGCTCTCATAAAGAGAGCAGGGACGACGACAGGACATGGTGTGATTTATGACTCACAGTTGTGGCTTAgtgtgagtttgttttttttaattggatggagtagtttggttttttttcttgcataaCATTAAATATTGAAGGAattcaaatatatttaaatatataatgaCTGgctacctttattcttcaacttcTTCCCGATGAAGGTGAGAAGCCGTACCACTGttcctgggagggatgtgagtgGCGCTTCGCCCGCTCTGATGAGCTGACACGCCATTACAGGAAACACACCGGGGCAAAGCCTTTTCAGTGTGGAGTGTGTAACCGCTGTTTCTCCCGCTCTGACCACCTGGCCCTGCACATGAAGAGACACCAGAGCTAGAAACCTCTTCCTATAAAAACATCAATCTtcctttcctgttttttgttttgttttgttttttttggacaAAATACCATCATATGCATATCAGcaaataaacatgttaaaaactcTGAAACTTATTTCACTCACTCCAAAAGGGGCAGATAATCTTAGCAGTGCTGGCCCACAAATacgaataataataatgtaaaaaagaTCAAATATTATGGTTGccttattttttttccacacaaatGCCTCAGTTTAGGGGATGTTTGCATAGGTATtagtaaaaagaacaaaaaaaaaaaaacataatgtaaTAACGTAACTATAATGTATcttttttaagattttattttaattctacacaaaaacattttgaaatttaaattttatatttaggTGTTTTCATTGTACACATCATATCACTCACGTGTCGTAGGGGCATTTATTTAGTATGCTGCAAACTGCTACACTGTAAGTGCAGATATCTATGTATGCTATTAGCCGGAGGGAGGACGATGTTGTTGCAGCTAGTAGGTCAAAGGGTTGGTTGTGCATTTGTGTAATATAGAAAGTAAAAGCACTTAAGTTAAAGTTGCAGGAAAGCAAGTTGCAGAGTTTTCTGAAGCGGTAGCAGGAAGAATAAACATTGAGGGGGTGATGGGCATTGTTTGTGAGCCATGTGGTGATTGCATTGCTTACAACATGAGGACACTTGGTATGAGATATTAAGCGTTGAATGACCAGCACGGTGAATGATCTTTATCTGTGCTCTGACACTGTAACATACACATGGTCCTTACAGAGagggttgtctttttttttttctaagtgcaGCAGATGAATCCAAATGTTGCATCTTGATTTTAGGATTTCTGTGAACACTTTCCACTACTGTGGTGTTTAACTTTCAGCGAGATCTCATTTTATATTAGGAATTCGAAGTGCTGAAACAATTTACAATATCTTTGGGAacatttattttctctctccTGTTCGTTGTCATCGTGGAGAAATCAAAACATGCGGGTGAGCCTAATTTGACACTTAATGTTTTCAGTGTGAACATCTATGAAAGTTGATGGTTTCTTTGACTTCTCTCCAAATATCAAACACCTTTTTGAAAGTGCCTTTAACTGCttagttgttgctgttttttttgaatgaatgaatgaatgaatgaaaaacgAAGCTGCCCCTGCCTGTTAAAACCATCGACTATGTTCCTCTTAATTTCCACAATGTAACATTAATAGAAATCTCTATTACCTGACCAAATTTGAATATGGCTTAGCAAAAACTAATTTTAAAGTTTCTGTTATTTAAGATGTATATATTTTGTATCtgctgttttaaaataaaaataaaaaagaaccaTGTATTTCTTTTGGATTGTATTACAGTttaaaattttccttttttaaaataaattaggtttgtttatttttgttttacaaagTACAAAAAGGATTAGATTATGCCGCTACAGTCGACGCTGTTACGAGTTTATCCAGCCAAGAAAGAAGCGCAGCGAATTATTGCAATActgttgaataaataaatatgcacaaaggtcagaggtttGTGTCAAAGCTGAAACATTAACATGTAGCCTAAACTGATCAAATGTCCAATGGAGCTGTGTGTCCCTCACGGTGCAAATAAAGATGTTTTGTGTTGAATATTAACTTTTGAAATGTCTGATAATTTATTCACAACATTCAAAAGGTTTACTCTAGCCATATGTCTCCATGCTAAATCTGGAGAAAACGCTGGCTAATGCTAATCTTTTGTTGCTTGCAGAGCGGGAATATTGCACGTTATTATATAATTTTACACCACAGCTTTTGCTTTCAGTGAACCTTGCTGGTATTGAAtaagaaatagcacaaaaaCAGGCATGGCAATGTTGATCGGTTTTTGCTTTAGAAATTCTGCTTTTTATGCAAAATAGGAGGGAAAAAGATTAAAGGTGGCTCATTGACACCATTATTTTTTAAGTTACAAGCTGAAAATACAGATAGTTTTAGAAGGATAATAAAAAGAACTCATGTAGCACCTTTGTAGTCTGTCTAACTTTCCCAAGGACACTTGCCAGCTGGAGGAGCCAGTTTTTCTGGAATTTGCTAATTAGTCCAGACCACACCCCGATTCATGACTTTCCTTTTTAACAATCTGGtgtaatcaaaacaaaacaagtcatTTTCTTGGTTTCTCTTGGAAGGTGTCCCTAACATGAGTCATAGCAAAGCTTTTGCAAAAAGTACCAGGAGAACCTGTAAAAGCCACAGAAGGTGTCTGAGCTTGTCCTGGGTGCAGAGGAACTCCTGAACTCTTCTGAGGATTATTTACTAGTGtaagtcccccccccccagccCTCCTCCCAGTGCTTTACATTACTTACGGTACAGTAAAGCCCACATAACTCAGACTCTAGTGAGTGATAAATCA
This window of the Maylandia zebra isolate NMK-2024a linkage group LG16, Mzebra_GT3a, whole genome shotgun sequence genome carries:
- the klf5b gene encoding Krueppel-like factor 5, coding for MAAAVRNNNVWVAPRQDAQFLQKTSAPLTSDGLRGEDHGQVLCNTRDAIPGTSSFHDYNLGKSEMDSYLCSQPQDVVNSKMMCRDSTLALEPPFTEDFASPYSVSMSFLLPDVTYLHPGLCRTVRQIKTEPTNSLMHPACQGSGVSPAVSEYPGFFCAADTASGNFVIKQEVPDFQDVPLFQLLNSDLEQLIHSSQVNPIPIAPLSIPTGNVHAGPVPNSTKPASSLQNECFSFNRRVGHQPGSTYLPPSPPNSEPSSPDRGKGVLHNLSPPPSYEASIASKLNFETHNSIDLGQTPSIAPIQNQDQISTSGFIQSSGSGPVQRSSLTPVQTTSGIGPLSPVLAQSAPVKYNRRNNPDLERRRIHHCDVPGCQKVYTKSSHLKAHLRTHTGEKPYHCSWEGCEWRFARSDELTRHYRKHTGAKPFQCGVCNRCFSRSDHLALHMKRHQS